A single genomic interval of Nitrospiria bacterium harbors:
- a CDS encoding SDR family oxidoreductase, whose product MSSISHQGTTALVTGASSGIGLELSRLLARDGCRLVLVARDRDRLEKAARELRERFNVSVKVIPTDLSKPQAPEAIVRELEHASIEIDILVNNAGYAVYGPFLKTDPGVELEMMQVNMASLTHLTKRLLPHMVKTKAGRIMNVASTAAFAPGPLMAVYYATKAYVLSFSEALADELRGTGVTVTALCPGATETGFQKRAGAEDSMMFKPWKVMDAGTVARVGYEGMMKGKTVVIPGLLNKLLVFSIRLGPRRYVTRIARLMQERRKPKS is encoded by the coding sequence ATGTCCTCCATCTCACATCAAGGGACGACGGCCCTTGTCACCGGCGCCTCCAGCGGGATCGGCCTCGAGCTCAGCCGGCTGCTGGCGCGGGACGGCTGCCGCCTCGTGCTCGTGGCGAGAGACCGTGACCGCTTGGAAAAGGCCGCGCGGGAATTGCGGGAGCGGTTCAACGTCTCCGTCAAAGTCATCCCAACGGATCTTTCGAAGCCGCAGGCGCCCGAGGCGATCGTCCGGGAGCTTGAGCATGCATCGATCGAGATCGACATTCTCGTGAACAACGCCGGCTACGCCGTCTATGGCCCCTTCCTCAAGACGGATCCTGGGGTCGAGCTCGAAATGATGCAGGTGAATATGGCGAGCCTGACTCATCTGACGAAACGGCTTCTGCCGCACATGGTCAAAACGAAAGCGGGCCGGATCATGAACGTCGCCTCGACCGCGGCCTTCGCGCCGGGGCCGTTGATGGCGGTCTATTATGCGACCAAGGCCTACGTCCTCTCCTTCTCCGAGGCGCTGGCCGACGAGCTGCGCGGAACGGGCGTCACCGTGACGGCGCTCTGCCCGGGGGCCACCGAGACCGGCTTTCAGAAAAGGGCCGGAGCGGAAGATTCGATGATGTTCAAGCCGTGGAAGGTGATGGACGCCGGGACGGTCGCCCGGGTCGGCTATGAAGGAATGATGAAGGGGAAAACGGTCGTGATCCCCGGGCTGCTGAACAAGCTGTTGGTCTTTTCGATCCGCCTCGGCCCGAGGCGTTACGTCACGCGGATCGCAAGGTTGATGCAGGAAAGACGGAAGCCGAAATCCTGA